From a region of the Candidatus Dormiibacterota bacterium genome:
- a CDS encoding DoxX family protein: MLVSVSVGILIARLLVGGSLAAHGAQKLFGWFGGHGPTGTGAFFEQLGFRPGTLFAVAAGLGEFVGGILTLLGLLGATGPALIVLVMLVAIFTVHISKGFFAANGGWELPAMNVAAVLGIAFATNGIYSLDAVLGVHFLTNPAHVWMALVAAIVLALLSIVARRPAAAPSSS, encoded by the coding sequence ATGCTTGTCAGCGTCAGCGTCGGGATATTGATCGCCCGGCTACTCGTCGGAGGGAGCCTCGCAGCGCACGGCGCGCAGAAACTCTTCGGCTGGTTCGGCGGTCACGGCCCCACCGGGACCGGCGCATTCTTCGAACAACTCGGCTTTCGTCCGGGCACGCTCTTTGCCGTGGCGGCAGGCTTAGGCGAGTTCGTCGGCGGGATCCTCACGCTGCTCGGGCTCCTCGGCGCTACGGGACCCGCGCTCATCGTCCTCGTGATGCTGGTGGCGATCTTCACCGTGCACATTTCGAAGGGCTTCTTCGCCGCCAACGGCGGCTGGGAGCTTCCCGCGATGAACGTCGCCGCGGTGCTCGGGATCGCTTTTGCAACCAACGGGATCTACTCGCTCGACGCCGTCCTCGGCGTGCATTTCCTGACGAACCCGGCTCACGTCTGGATGGCGCTCGTCGCGGCAATCGTTCTCGCGCTCCTCAGTATCGTCGCGCGCCGGCCTGCGGCCGCACCGAGCAGCAGCTAG
- a CDS encoding divergent polysaccharide deacetylase family protein yields MNPSGRRTLWPVAVLIVVLGAAFAWWILHPVTRHQRQPVARVVASATPSPAVTGAAAFPPSTVTPSAAPAASGAELAIVIDDCGQWLQMERAFIALPVPLTLAVLPDVPYTHLIAGEAAAAGKGVMLHLPMETISGLNPGPGKVTTEMSDAQIVAQVGADLADVPLAEGVNNHEGSKATADPRVMRDVAAALKKHGNLFFVDSLTIGDSVAAARTRDAGIPTATRDVFLDDRADVAYIESQLLSAASIARERGSAIAIGHPRPTTLAAIRALIPRLQAEGIRFVLVRRLVASGSQPTSESSGRK; encoded by the coding sequence ATGAACCCTTCCGGTCGCCGGACCCTATGGCCGGTTGCGGTGCTGATCGTTGTCCTGGGCGCCGCATTTGCCTGGTGGATCTTGCATCCGGTGACACGACACCAGCGGCAGCCGGTCGCGCGCGTCGTCGCCTCCGCTACACCGTCTCCGGCGGTTACCGGCGCGGCGGCATTCCCGCCGAGCACCGTAACGCCGTCCGCCGCCCCCGCGGCGTCGGGCGCCGAACTCGCCATCGTGATCGACGATTGCGGGCAATGGCTGCAGATGGAGCGCGCCTTCATCGCACTTCCGGTTCCGTTGACGTTGGCCGTGCTGCCCGACGTCCCGTACACGCACCTCATCGCCGGCGAAGCCGCTGCGGCCGGCAAGGGCGTGATGCTGCATCTGCCGATGGAGACGATCTCCGGGCTCAATCCCGGTCCCGGGAAGGTGACGACCGAGATGAGCGATGCGCAGATCGTGGCCCAGGTCGGCGCCGATCTCGCGGACGTACCGCTAGCAGAAGGGGTGAACAATCACGAGGGAAGCAAGGCGACTGCCGATCCCCGCGTCATGCGCGACGTGGCGGCCGCCCTGAAGAAGCACGGCAACCTCTTCTTCGTCGACTCGCTGACGATCGGCGATTCAGTAGCGGCGGCCCGGACGCGCGATGCCGGAATCCCGACGGCAACGCGCGACGTCTTCCTCGACGACCGCGCCGACGTCGCCTACATCGAGTCCCAGCTGCTCTCCGCCGCGAGCATCGCCAGGGAACGCGGAAGTGCGATTGCGATCGGACACCCGCGCCCGACGACGCTTGCGGCGATCCGGGCGCTCATACCCCGGCTCCAGGCCGAAGGGATCCGCTTCGTTCTCGTGCGCCGTCTGGTTGCCTCGGGCTCGCAACCGACCTCCGAAAGCTCGGGTCGCAAATAG
- a CDS encoding HD domain-containing protein, with the protein MNARPAALLLTLLLVAPSTPPVPAVTATGIPLDAAWKVRVYELARAKFVHPAWGWQHSERNYRLAMDLARADGLRVDTDVLFAAAFLHDMAAFMPCADTHLEHGACAAQQSPALLRAVGFPMRKIAAVQEAERGHMYYANPGTDPTAIVLHDADSLDFLGDVGAARMIALMGAKSASFAPALRTLRTLLREIPPRLITRAARRIGAQRAAELHAFLAAIATETRAGKAI; encoded by the coding sequence GTGAACGCGCGCCCGGCAGCACTCCTGCTGACGTTGCTGCTGGTCGCACCGAGCACGCCGCCGGTCCCCGCGGTGACGGCCACCGGTATCCCACTCGATGCCGCGTGGAAGGTGCGCGTCTACGAGCTTGCGCGTGCGAAGTTCGTCCATCCCGCCTGGGGCTGGCAGCACTCCGAGCGCAACTACCGCCTCGCGATGGACCTCGCGCGAGCCGACGGGCTACGCGTCGACACCGACGTGCTCTTCGCGGCAGCGTTCCTTCACGACATGGCAGCATTCATGCCGTGCGCCGACACGCATCTCGAGCACGGTGCCTGCGCGGCGCAGCAGAGCCCAGCGCTTCTTCGCGCGGTGGGGTTCCCGATGCGCAAGATCGCCGCGGTTCAGGAAGCGGAGCGCGGGCACATGTACTATGCGAACCCTGGCACCGATCCGACCGCGATCGTGCTGCACGACGCCGACTCGCTCGACTTCCTCGGGGACGTGGGTGCGGCGCGCATGATCGCGCTGATGGGAGCGAAGTCCGCATCATTCGCACCAGCGCTGCGAACGCTCCGCACGCTCCTGCGGGAGATTCCGCCGCGCCTCATCACGCGAGCGGCTCGCCGCATCGGCGCGCAACGAGCGGCGGAGCTTCACGCGTTTCTCGCCGCGATCGCGACCGAGACGCGCGCCGGAAAGGCGATCTAG